One genomic segment of Syntrophorhabdus sp. includes these proteins:
- a CDS encoding arginine decarboxylase, pyruvoyl-dependent — MYIASKMFLTKGVGQSKEKLVSFELALRNAKIAPFNIVKVSSIFPPQCEIVPAKQGLKKLTPGQIVHAVLAEASTDEHHRLVTASVGVAIPKDRDRFGYLSEYHSHGEDEKTAGDYAEDIAAQMLATILGLEFDVNESYNKRLDVWKLSDEIVQTRNITQTSVGKKGVWTTVIAAAILIP, encoded by the coding sequence ATGTATATCGCGAGCAAGATGTTCCTTACAAAAGGGGTGGGCCAGAGCAAGGAGAAGCTGGTGAGTTTCGAGCTGGCCCTTCGCAATGCAAAGATAGCTCCCTTTAACATTGTCAAGGTATCGAGCATCTTCCCTCCCCAATGCGAGATCGTACCGGCAAAACAGGGGCTCAAGAAACTGACTCCCGGCCAGATAGTGCATGCCGTCCTGGCCGAGGCCTCCACCGATGAACATCACCGCCTCGTTACGGCATCTGTCGGGGTCGCCATTCCCAAGGACCGCGATCGCTTTGGATACCTTTCCGAATATCACAGCCACGGAGAAGATGAAAAGACAGCCGGTGATTACGCAGAAGACATCGCCGCCCAGATGCTGGCAACCATCCTGGGACTCGAATTCGACGTCAACGAAAGCTATAACAAGCGGCTCGACGTGTGGAAGTTGAGCGACGAGATAGTTCAGACACGCAACATCACGCAGACAAGCGTCGGCAAGAAGGGCGTCTGGACGACGGTGATCGCCGCGGCCATCCTTATACCCTAA